The following coding sequences lie in one Phoenix dactylifera cultivar Barhee BC4 unplaced genomic scaffold, palm_55x_up_171113_PBpolish2nd_filt_p 000924F, whole genome shotgun sequence genomic window:
- the LOC120107611 gene encoding phosphatidylinositol 4-phosphate 5-kinase 5-like, which yields MEGMRVIGLMGSMMGMGWRAGQGGADTGDNTGWVCVMDSGCISSIMEIAMPGSGSAGRAMGVECQTCSDGSCYVGEFMCGVKHGLGYYHFRSDEISNGDEYSGEYFGDKIHGFGVYHFANGHCYVGSWHEGRRQGFGTYTFRNGEMRSGEWDCGVLKIPLLPSDPAAQRAVQAARKAAENAVLLARVDEQVNKAVAAANRAAIAARVAAVKAIQNQMDAKFYYTNM from the exons ATGGAAGGTATGAGGGTGATTGGGTTGATGGGAAGTATGATGGGTATGGGGTGGAGAGCTGGGCAAGGGGGAGCCGATACAGGGGACAATACCGGCTGGGTCTGCGTCATGGATTCGGGGTGTATCAGTTCTATAATGGAGATAGCTATGCCGGGGAGTGGCTCGGCGGGCAGAGCCATGGGAGTGGAGTGCCAGACTTGCTCTGATGGGAGCTGCTATGTAGGGGAATTCATGTGTGGAGTTAAGCATGGGCTCGGCTACTACCATTTCAG ATCGGATGAGATCTCG AATGGTGATGAATACAGTGGTGAGTACTTCGGAGACAAAATCCATGGTTTTGGAGTCTATCACTTTGCTAATGGCCACTGCTATGTGGGCTCATGGCATGAAGGCCGGAGACAAGGTTTCGGAACATACACATTCCGAAATGGTGAAATGAGATCGGGGGAGTGGGATTGTGGTGTTTTAAAGATCCCCCTCCTCCCATCAGATCCTGCTGCCCAACGAGCTGTtcag GCTGCAAGAAAGGCTGCAGAGAATGCTGTTCTCCTTGCCCGGGTAGATGAGCAGGTAAATAAGGCTGTCGCTGCTGCAAATAGAGCTGCCATTGCTGCTAGAGTTGCTGCAGTCAAAGCCATCCAGAACCAGATGGATGCAAAGTTTTATTACACAAATATGTAA